Proteins co-encoded in one Prevotella sp. E13-27 genomic window:
- a CDS encoding adenylyltransferase/cytidyltransferase family protein encodes MVIGYTTGVYDLFHIGHLNLLKNAKGMCDKLIVGVTVDELVLYKGKHAMIPFSDRAEIVRSIKYVDAVVPQYDMDKLAACKKLGATVLFVGDDWYGTEKWKKYEQEFAKEGIRIVYFPYTKGISSTKITEALKATRGWVNGVESDSHEDNDIDT; translated from the coding sequence ATGGTAATAGGATACACAACAGGAGTTTATGACCTTTTCCACATAGGTCATTTGAATCTTTTGAAGAATGCCAAAGGCATGTGTGACAAACTGATTGTGGGTGTCACTGTAGATGAGTTGGTTCTATACAAGGGCAAGCATGCCATGATTCCTTTCTCTGACCGTGCCGAGATAGTAAGGAGTATCAAATATGTCGATGCTGTCGTACCTCAGTATGATATGGATAAGCTTGCGGCTTGCAAGAAACTTGGAGCTACGGTCCTTTTTGTTGGCGATGACTGGTATGGCACAGAGAAATGGAAGAAGTATGAGCAAGAATTTGCAAAAGAGGGAATCAGAATCGTTTATTTCCCTTATACAAAAGGCATATCTTCCACAAAGATAACAGAGGCGCTTAAGGCTACACGTGGCTGGGTGAATGGAGTCGAGTCTGATAGCCATGAGGATAATGACATTGATACGTGA
- a CDS encoding CDP-glycerol glycerophosphotransferase family protein, whose translation MKPFMCLFRLLPLSEKKIIVNNYNGKGYGDNAKYIVDEIRRQQLHYDLVWIVEDGKSIELPDGIRKVRMWSLRCIYELSTAKVIISNVKNYLPFLKRSSQYYIQTWHGPVPFKYIEQDAVDLLSPRYIKESQQNSSITDVMLSCNAISSYLFKNSFWYDGEVYECGAPRSDIFFSSQSVKDQLRRQMGVTEGQKVVLYCPTFRDNGSISAYDIDAHKILDTLKHTTNQDWVMMVRMHPNDKKGIARFHFDKKVLNMTDYPDMQELIFVADMQISDYSSTIAEFLIMQKPVFIYASDLEEYSKSCRGLSPAYYELPIHINRTNEELIQSIEQYDEAQFRQQLVPYLQHYNSFDDGHASERVVERIKSVIDGTFRRQDGSENHKK comes from the coding sequence ATGAAGCCTTTCATGTGTCTCTTCAGGCTCCTGCCGCTGTCGGAGAAGAAGATCATTGTCAACAACTACAACGGAAAAGGCTATGGTGACAATGCGAAGTATATTGTCGATGAAATCAGAAGACAACAGTTGCATTACGACCTGGTATGGATTGTGGAAGATGGCAAAAGCATTGAACTCCCTGATGGAATCAGAAAGGTGAGAATGTGGTCATTGCGCTGCATCTATGAATTGTCAACAGCAAAGGTAATTATTAGCAATGTAAAGAACTATCTGCCGTTTTTGAAGCGTTCTTCGCAATACTACATACAGACATGGCACGGTCCGGTGCCATTCAAATATATAGAACAAGATGCTGTTGATTTGTTGTCGCCCAGATATATCAAGGAATCGCAGCAAAACTCAAGCATCACCGATGTCATGCTCTCCTGTAATGCCATCAGTTCCTATCTTTTCAAGAACTCGTTCTGGTATGATGGTGAAGTCTATGAATGTGGTGCACCGCGTTCCGACATTTTTTTCAGCAGTCAGTCGGTGAAAGACCAGCTGAGAAGGCAGATGGGTGTGACCGAAGGGCAAAAGGTGGTGCTCTATTGTCCTACTTTCCGTGATAATGGAAGCATCAGCGCCTATGATATCGACGCGCACAAGATACTGGACACACTGAAACATACCACCAACCAAGACTGGGTGATGATGGTTCGCATGCATCCCAATGACAAGAAGGGAATAGCACGTTTCCATTTTGACAAAAAAGTCCTAAATATGACCGACTATCCCGACATGCAGGAACTCATCTTCGTGGCCGATATGCAGATTAGTGACTATTCATCAACCATCGCCGAGTTTCTCATAATGCAGAAGCCGGTATTCATCTATGCTTCCGACCTTGAGGAGTACAGTAAGAGTTGCCGTGGTCTATCACCAGCCTATTATGAACTGCCGATTCATATAAATAGGACTAACGAAGAGCTGATACAGTCTATTGAGCAATATGATGAAGCTCAGTTCCGTCAGCAGCTGGTTCCCTATCTTCAGCATTACAACAGTTTCGACGACGGCCACGCCTCTGAGCGTGTTGTTGAGCGTATAAAGAGTGTAATAGACGGAACCTTCCGTCGCCAAGATGGTTCCGAGAATCATAAGAAATAA
- a CDS encoding capsular polysaccharide synthesis protein → MSHLLFRLSSRLQPVKGLLQIQKERLLVKLLSQHIDWVDSDISGLYRNPSVRMNKTIWLMWTQGLEQAPPLVLKCYESVEPYRGDYDVVVLTADNLSQYVRLPEHIAHLYREKKIGEALHSDLVRAYLLLQYGGIWRDATCYQSAPYPSYVVEAPFFMFSKSLLGGQLSPIIGSSWFIKAEADNVLLRKAFAFLCEYFRHNSTPHNYYLFHLTLTMLVESDEDCHLLWQTMPYVCNMDPHVFYFHWDLPYSAEGYRHLLNACFIHKLSYKYDPSILEGEQNMIKHFLES, encoded by the coding sequence ATGTCACATCTGTTATTTAGATTATCCAGTAGGCTTCAGCCTGTAAAAGGGCTCCTGCAGATTCAAAAGGAACGATTGCTCGTCAAATTGCTAAGTCAGCATATAGACTGGGTCGATTCTGATATTAGCGGGCTTTACCGCAATCCTTCCGTAAGAATGAACAAGACGATATGGCTTATGTGGACGCAGGGTCTGGAACAGGCGCCCCCATTGGTACTTAAGTGCTACGAGAGCGTTGAGCCATATCGGGGTGACTACGACGTGGTGGTGCTCACTGCCGATAACCTTTCGCAGTATGTCCGCTTGCCCGAACATATTGCCCATCTCTATCGGGAGAAGAAAATCGGTGAGGCACTCCATTCCGACTTGGTGCGTGCCTATCTGCTGCTCCAGTATGGCGGCATCTGGCGTGATGCTACCTGCTACCAGTCGGCTCCTTATCCTTCCTATGTAGTGGAAGCACCTTTTTTTATGTTCAGCAAGAGCCTGCTGGGTGGACAGCTCTCTCCAATCATCGGTTCCAGCTGGTTCATCAAGGCTGAGGCTGACAACGTGCTGTTGAGAAAAGCTTTCGCCTTCCTATGCGAGTATTTCAGACATAACTCCACTCCTCATAACTATTATCTCTTCCATCTTACGCTTACCATGCTTGTAGAGAGTGATGAAGATTGTCATCTGCTATGGCAGACCATGCCCTATGTTTGCAACATGGACCCGCATGTATTCTACTTCCATTGGGACCTGCCCTATTCAGCCGAGGGCTATCGCCATTTGCTTAATGCCTGCTTCATCCATAAGTTGTCCTATAAGTATGATCCTTCAATACTGGAGGGTGAACAAAATATGATTAAGCACTTCCTTGAGTCATGA